A section of the Rummeliibacillus pycnus genome encodes:
- the phnX gene encoding phosphonoacetaldehyde hydrolase: MAKIEAVILDWAGTTVDFGCFAPVNVFVNIFKTAGIDVSIEEARKPMGMLKIDHIRTMLEMSRIQEEWQNRYNRPSNEEDVNTLYAQFEEELMATLATYTDPIPTVIETIAHLKEKGIKIGSTTGYTASMMEVVTKHAKLKGYTPDYLVTPDDTNNYGRPYPYMIFHNLEALNVSSVTAAIKVGDTVSDMKEAVNAGIPAVGVIIGSSEMGLTQEEFLSLSNEQKNEIIKKVRATFLENGASYTIDTMADLLPLIDQIEEKQMQANIQ; encoded by the coding sequence ATGGCGAAAATTGAAGCGGTAATTTTAGATTGGGCAGGAACAACAGTAGATTTTGGCTGCTTTGCTCCAGTCAATGTGTTTGTGAATATTTTCAAAACAGCTGGTATTGATGTATCGATTGAAGAAGCACGAAAACCGATGGGCATGTTGAAAATTGATCATATCCGTACAATGCTAGAGATGTCTAGAATTCAAGAGGAATGGCAAAATCGATATAATCGCCCTTCAAACGAAGAAGATGTAAATACACTTTACGCTCAATTTGAAGAAGAGCTAATGGCTACATTAGCAACTTATACAGATCCGATTCCAACAGTGATTGAAACAATTGCTCATTTAAAAGAGAAAGGCATTAAAATTGGCTCAACAACTGGTTACACTGCCTCCATGATGGAAGTTGTCACAAAACACGCTAAGCTAAAAGGCTATACACCAGATTATTTAGTTACACCTGATGATACAAACAACTATGGGCGTCCATATCCATATATGATTTTCCACAATCTAGAAGCATTAAATGTATCTTCTGTAACAGCTGCTATTAAAGTAGGGGATACAGTATCAGATATGAAAGAAGCAGTAAACGCAGGGATTCCAGCTGTAGGTGTGATTATTGGAAGCTCTGAAATGGGACTAACCCAAGAAGAATTTCTATCATTAAGTAATGAACAAAAGAATGAAATCATCAAAAAAGTTCGTGCAACCTTCTTAGAAAACGGGGCAAGTTATACCATTGATACGATGGCAGATTTGCTTCCTTTAATTGATCAGATAGAAGAAAAACAAATGCAAGCGAATATTCAATAA
- a CDS encoding BlaI/MecI/CopY family transcriptional regulator: MKIRKFKMHESGLNRFFGPLEAKIMDILWNNDEMTIKEVQHFLEKEKAVNFNTVMTVMNRLVEKEILQKRAEGRSSMYKPIQSRNEFLDTQSKEMTNELMDEFGNVVVSHMLDALEDVDDELVAKLEMKIKELKKDR; encoded by the coding sequence ATGAAAATTCGTAAATTTAAAATGCATGAAAGTGGATTGAACCGCTTTTTTGGACCGCTCGAAGCCAAGATCATGGACATTTTATGGAACAATGATGAAATGACCATCAAAGAAGTTCAACACTTTCTTGAAAAGGAGAAAGCGGTGAACTTTAACACGGTTATGACTGTGATGAATCGGTTAGTAGAAAAGGAGATTCTTCAAAAGAGAGCAGAGGGAAGATCCTCTATGTACAAACCTATTCAATCGAGAAATGAGTTTTTGGACACGCAATCAAAAGAAATGACGAATGAATTGATGGATGAATTCGGAAATGTGGTAGTAAGTCATATGCTCGATGCACTGGAAGACGTAGATGATGAGTTAGTCGCGAAACTTGAGATGAAGATTAAAGAACTAAAAAAGGATCGATAG
- a CDS encoding glucosaminidase domain-containing protein, protein MNRTLKIIGMILTILLSTVFISHGQASAKESESFVKKEVNELAYIKSKTDKIYKSPDNKKDFQLANTTYTGRSFYVKNKTTIDKKTYYQLFQGSKEIGWVESTDLKRNTRTLLNTTKSTVYIAGSGQAFNMPWGGTKNKVFTLSDDRAKAFKITRTEKIGTAKWYQGTLNGKTVWISSANVETNPYIALNLRKTSNITVDEMRAFLLSKGKLPNNVLYKLAPTFITLQKEAGINAQFMFAHSILETGWGSSTISLYKNNYFGYQAYDTCALTCAKYFPTGKDGLTAYAYKIYRDYLTTTGPYYNGPTLLGMNVKYATDKGWSEKIANLMAQIKPYDSSYYNDKVASTKVFQAPKEYNNVIPETKTQPEQYRIMPSSITAKVDVSSGAIVYSLPYIYSARYGIYQKGKAITLKAYHTDVRDFKNESGKTVRWYRIQYSGKQAWVRSDQIAVSNLGFTSDTANLRNGADTKYTKVASVNKNMPIKFVTKNNKYVTKKDKNKTTWYQIYKPGTTKKVWISGSLIQMYN, encoded by the coding sequence ATGAACAGGACACTTAAAATAATCGGCATGATACTCACAATACTATTATCAACGGTCTTCATCTCACACGGACAAGCCTCTGCGAAAGAATCGGAATCTTTCGTCAAAAAAGAGGTCAATGAACTGGCCTACATCAAATCGAAAACCGACAAAATCTACAAAAGCCCTGATAACAAAAAAGACTTCCAATTAGCCAATACCACCTACACAGGCAGATCCTTTTACGTCAAAAATAAAACGACAATCGATAAGAAAACCTACTATCAATTATTCCAAGGCTCCAAAGAAATTGGGTGGGTAGAATCAACTGACTTAAAACGCAACACACGTACACTGCTAAATACAACAAAATCTACTGTATACATAGCGGGGTCAGGACAAGCCTTCAATATGCCTTGGGGTGGCACCAAAAACAAAGTCTTTACGCTAAGTGATGATCGTGCCAAAGCATTTAAAATCACACGTACCGAAAAGATTGGTACAGCGAAATGGTATCAAGGAACACTAAATGGTAAAACGGTTTGGATTTCATCAGCAAATGTAGAAACCAACCCATACATTGCCCTCAACCTTAGAAAAACATCTAACATTACAGTAGATGAAATGCGTGCCTTCCTATTGAGCAAAGGGAAATTACCAAACAATGTTCTTTACAAATTAGCGCCAACATTTATCACATTACAAAAAGAAGCAGGCATAAATGCACAATTTATGTTCGCACATTCTATCTTAGAAACAGGTTGGGGAAGTTCCACCATTTCACTGTACAAAAATAACTACTTTGGCTATCAAGCATATGATACATGCGCACTCACCTGTGCAAAATATTTTCCAACAGGAAAAGATGGTTTAACTGCCTATGCCTACAAAATTTATCGTGATTACTTAACAACAACAGGTCCCTATTATAACGGTCCAACACTGCTAGGTATGAACGTAAAATATGCAACAGACAAAGGGTGGAGTGAGAAAATTGCTAATTTGATGGCTCAAATCAAACCTTACGATAGCTCATATTACAATGACAAGGTAGCAAGTACAAAGGTATTCCAAGCACCTAAAGAGTACAATAACGTCATTCCAGAAACCAAAACTCAACCAGAGCAATACCGGATCATGCCATCAAGCATTACGGCAAAAGTCGATGTTTCATCAGGAGCAATCGTATACAGCCTCCCATATATCTACTCAGCTCGATATGGTATCTATCAAAAAGGTAAGGCCATCACATTAAAGGCATATCATACGGATGTCCGTGACTTCAAAAACGAAAGCGGCAAAACAGTTCGCTGGTATCGTATCCAGTATAGTGGCAAACAAGCATGGGTTCGTAGCGACCAAATCGCCGTTTCAAACCTAGGCTTCACTAGCGACACAGCAAACCTAAGGAACGGAGCGGATACAAAATATACAAAAGTAGCATCCGTCAACAAAAACATGCCCATCAAATTTGTCACAAAAAACAACAAATACGTAACAAAGAAAGATAAAAACAAAACCACTTGGTACCAAATCTACAAACCAGGCACAACAAAAAAAGTTTGGATCAGCGGTTCACTTATTCAAATGTATAACTAA
- a CDS encoding ABC transporter permease: protein MRALIKIIKEQVNSFYLIMRLAKFQLRIDNQNNYLGFAWEILNPAIQMAMYWFVFGFGVRGNQEINGVPYIYWMLAGISFWFFIQKAILNASKSIYQRYSMVAKMDFPLSVLPSYIIMSKYYGHLVLVGIIMIVFWIAGYYPSIYYIQLIYFLAMSYILAFAITLLTSTITVVVRDVQMLIQSLLQAMFFLSPILWDRSGSATMPEWIQNILMLNPFYYLANGYRASLLYNDWYIVSHWELTLYNWGLILVLLLIGSSAHYKFRNRFSDFI, encoded by the coding sequence ATGAGAGCACTTATTAAAATTATAAAAGAACAAGTAAATTCTTTTTATTTGATTATGCGCTTAGCAAAATTCCAATTACGCATTGACAATCAGAATAACTATTTGGGCTTTGCATGGGAGATTCTCAACCCAGCAATTCAAATGGCAATGTACTGGTTTGTTTTTGGATTTGGTGTGCGAGGAAACCAAGAAATCAATGGAGTGCCATATATCTACTGGATGCTAGCTGGAATCTCGTTCTGGTTCTTTATTCAAAAAGCGATTTTAAATGCTTCCAAATCTATTTACCAAAGATATTCAATGGTCGCCAAGATGGACTTCCCATTATCGGTGCTACCTAGCTACATTATTATGAGCAAATATTACGGACACCTTGTATTAGTCGGTATCATCATGATTGTCTTTTGGATTGCAGGCTATTATCCAAGTATATATTACATACAGTTAATATACTTCTTAGCCATGAGTTACATTCTTGCATTTGCTATCACACTTTTAACATCTACCATAACTGTTGTGGTTCGAGATGTTCAAATGCTCATTCAATCACTACTACAAGCAATGTTTTTCTTATCACCAATTCTTTGGGACCGTTCAGGCTCAGCGACGATGCCCGAATGGATTCAAAATATTTTGATGTTGAACCCATTCTACTATTTAGCAAACGGCTATCGAGCATCATTGCTATACAATGATTGGTATATCGTGTCACATTGGGAACTAACACTATACAACTGGGGGCTCATCTTAGTTTTACTACTAATTGGCTCATCAGCACACTATAAATTCAGAAACCGCTTCTCTGACTTTATCTAA
- a CDS encoding 2-aminoethylphosphonate--pyruvate transaminase, with amino-acid sequence MNRYKLLTPGPLTTTDAVKKQMLEDRCTWDDEYKSITQQIRKELVRIAGTTEDKYTAVLMQGSGSFVVESVLTSVVADEDMLLIIANGAYGERMAQMAKIIGLQHEVYNVPYNEYPTLQHVEELLKDQNFTHIAIVHCETTTGILNPIAEIGNIAKKYNATFIVDAMSSFGGVEMNIEELQIDYLISSANKCIQGVPGFGFVIANKEKLLDTKGTARSVSLDLYDQWRVIDVDGKWRFTSPTHVVAAFAEALKELAEEGGVKARTARYAANNAYIRQRLAKVNMHAYIDEAKQSPIISTFLFPNAEFNFQDFYENMKKTGFVLYPGKLTDVDTFRIGNIGDVSIEDLSVLCDAIDQYMGVNV; translated from the coding sequence ATGAATCGCTATAAACTATTAACACCCGGACCATTAACAACTACTGATGCAGTCAAGAAACAAATGTTAGAAGATCGTTGTACGTGGGATGATGAATATAAGTCGATTACACAACAAATTCGTAAAGAATTAGTTCGAATTGCAGGCACAACAGAAGATAAATACACAGCAGTTTTGATGCAAGGAAGTGGAAGTTTTGTCGTAGAATCTGTTTTAACATCAGTAGTTGCTGACGAGGACATGCTACTCATTATTGCAAATGGTGCTTACGGTGAGCGTATGGCACAAATGGCGAAAATAATAGGTCTACAGCATGAAGTTTACAACGTACCATACAATGAGTATCCAACTCTTCAACATGTAGAAGAGTTACTAAAAGACCAAAATTTCACGCATATAGCAATCGTACATTGCGAAACAACAACAGGCATTTTGAATCCTATTGCAGAGATTGGCAATATTGCGAAAAAATATAACGCAACATTTATCGTAGATGCAATGAGTAGCTTTGGTGGCGTTGAGATGAACATTGAAGAATTACAAATTGACTACTTAATAAGTAGTGCAAACAAATGTATCCAAGGTGTACCAGGTTTTGGATTTGTCATTGCCAACAAGGAAAAACTTTTAGACACAAAAGGTACTGCGAGAAGTGTTTCATTAGACTTATATGATCAATGGCGCGTGATTGATGTGGATGGCAAATGGCGTTTTACATCGCCAACCCATGTTGTAGCAGCATTTGCAGAAGCTCTGAAAGAACTTGCCGAAGAAGGTGGCGTCAAAGCACGAACTGCACGATATGCTGCAAACAATGCTTATATACGTCAACGTTTAGCGAAAGTGAACATGCATGCTTATATTGATGAAGCGAAACAATCGCCAATTATCTCAACATTCTTGTTTCCAAATGCTGAATTTAACTTCCAAGATTTCTATGAAAATATGAAAAAAACAGGATTCGTACTATATCCAGGAAAACTAACGGATGTTGATACTTTCCGTATCGGGAATATCGGCGATGTTTCAATAGAGGATTTAAGCGTATTATGTGATGCAATCGATCAATATATGGGAGTGAATGTATAA
- a CDS encoding DsbA family protein — MSKKIFWIIGILAVCVIAVIMLNGKSGKSSTIDYKDQPFLGEKSAPVEIVEFGDYKCPHCSEFNKNVLPYIVQQFVQTGKAKLYFMNYAFIAPDSKTAALFAETVYQQLGNEKFWKFHELLFANQTTKDGKENTMNEAFLKTLLSKVASKDETEKVAKAFEENKANAAFDKDMKTANKLKVQATPSIFIGGKEFKGKTMDDFAKMVDEAANGK, encoded by the coding sequence ATGTCTAAAAAAATATTTTGGATTATTGGTATTTTAGCAGTATGTGTTATTGCTGTGATTATGTTAAATGGAAAAAGTGGAAAGTCTTCGACGATTGATTATAAGGATCAACCATTTTTAGGTGAAAAATCAGCACCCGTTGAAATTGTTGAATTTGGTGATTATAAATGTCCTCATTGTAGCGAGTTCAACAAAAATGTTTTACCTTACATCGTTCAGCAATTCGTCCAAACAGGGAAAGCTAAACTTTACTTTATGAATTATGCATTTATTGCCCCAGATTCCAAAACGGCAGCACTATTTGCTGAAACCGTTTATCAACAACTGGGCAACGAGAAGTTCTGGAAATTCCATGAATTATTATTCGCAAACCAAACAACAAAAGATGGTAAAGAAAATACGATGAACGAAGCCTTTTTGAAAACCTTATTATCCAAAGTAGCAAGCAAAGATGAAACTGAAAAAGTAGCAAAAGCTTTCGAGGAAAATAAAGCAAACGCTGCCTTTGACAAAGATATGAAAACAGCAAACAAACTAAAAGTCCAAGCAACTCCTTCAATCTTCATCGGGGGTAAAGAATTCAAAGGCAAAACAATGGATGACTTTGCGAAAATGGTAGATGAGGCTGCAAATGGTAAATAA
- a CDS encoding disulfide oxidoreductase — protein sequence MVNKPLLLAWITSIIAMGGSLFFSEYMGFIPCTLCWYQRIMMYPLVIFLGLAFYHNDKNIYKYILPISIIGLITSAYHYALQKIPSMHEFATCSSGVPCSGQYINWFGFVTIPFLAFIAFTIITISMIILWKRK from the coding sequence ATGGTAAATAAACCCCTACTGTTAGCATGGATTACATCGATTATTGCGATGGGGGGAAGCCTGTTTTTCAGCGAATATATGGGCTTCATCCCCTGTACACTTTGCTGGTATCAGAGAATCATGATGTATCCTCTCGTTATCTTCCTTGGACTTGCTTTTTATCATAACGACAAAAATATATATAAATATATTCTACCAATCTCAATCATTGGCTTGATAACATCTGCCTATCACTATGCACTCCAAAAAATTCCGTCCATGCACGAATTCGCAACATGCTCAAGCGGCGTGCCATGCTCTGGACAATATATCAATTGGTTCGGTTTCGTGACGATTCCATTTCTAGCATTCATTGCTTTTACAATCATCACCATTTCAATGATCATACTATGGAAACGTAAATAA
- a CDS encoding EAL domain-containing protein, with product MNFSLYSGDSPVNPFSYLKYLYSRRHEDLLNFKRYNELKKILKSEKLNTFFQPIVNLHTDETFGFEALNRPSNSKLFSNADVFYKFVGQTDMVFAFEKFCRNLSLQRYMTRLSENSIAKHYTLFLNVHPSILMDKNYHNGETLKLLENVGLQPNQVVFEITERSAVTDYQEFERVLSNYRSQGYRIAIDDVGSGYNSLKTLIYLKPEFVKLDRSLIQNIHHNEASQKLASMIYDYAEQSNTKIIAEGLEHLEEIKYLQSVGIHYGQGYALGKPKMEILNGSIPNSSPDYL from the coding sequence ATGAATTTTTCACTATATTCCGGGGATTCACCTGTTAACCCATTCTCATATTTAAAATACTTATATAGCCGGCGTCATGAGGATCTCTTGAATTTCAAAAGATACAATGAACTAAAAAAAATATTAAAAAGCGAAAAGCTAAACACATTTTTTCAGCCCATTGTCAATTTGCATACAGATGAAACATTTGGCTTTGAGGCGTTAAATAGACCATCTAACTCAAAATTATTTTCAAATGCCGATGTGTTTTATAAATTTGTTGGGCAAACGGATATGGTTTTTGCATTTGAAAAGTTTTGTAGGAATCTTTCTTTACAAAGATATATGACTAGACTTTCGGAAAACTCCATTGCAAAACATTACACATTATTTTTAAATGTCCATCCATCAATTCTAATGGATAAAAACTATCACAATGGCGAAACATTAAAACTTTTAGAAAATGTTGGACTACAACCAAATCAAGTCGTTTTTGAAATAACGGAGCGTAGTGCTGTCACAGATTACCAAGAATTTGAGCGAGTTCTCTCCAATTATCGTTCACAGGGTTATCGCATTGCTATTGATGATGTGGGCTCTGGCTATAATAGTTTAAAGACATTAATCTACCTAAAACCAGAGTTTGTCAAATTAGATCGTTCACTTATTCAAAATATTCATCATAATGAGGCCAGCCAAAAACTAGCTTCGATGATATATGATTATGCAGAACAATCTAATACAAAAATTATTGCTGAAGGCTTAGAACATTTAGAAGAAATAAAATACCTTCAATCTGTTGGAATTCATTATGGGCAAGGTTACGCACTAGGTAAACCCAAAATGGAAATACTGAATGGTAGTATTCCTAATAGTTCACCAGATTATCTGTGA
- the tagH gene encoding teichoic acids export ABC transporter ATP-binding subunit TagH has protein sequence MAESVIIKNVTKTYRMYKTKGEQLGDLIFPGKKGSNFNAVENISFAVEKGDVVGLVGINGSGKSTLSNIIGGLVPPTSGEVIVNGEVNVIAINAGLSNQLTGIENIEFKCLLMGYSKEKIAKVMPEIIEFSELGDFIYQPVKKYSSGMKSKLGFAISVTADPDILIIDEALSVGDQTFADKSLAKMNEYKKRGKTIFFVSHNLSQVNSFCTKIAWIEGGHLREFGPTNVVMKNYSAFIKKYHKLPAEEQKAFRDKLANRRKQSKK, from the coding sequence ATGGCGGAATCAGTCATTATCAAAAATGTAACAAAAACATATCGTATGTATAAAACAAAGGGTGAGCAACTAGGTGATCTCATTTTCCCTGGGAAAAAGGGAAGTAACTTCAATGCTGTCGAAAACATTTCCTTTGCAGTAGAAAAAGGGGATGTCGTTGGCCTTGTTGGGATCAATGGCTCAGGGAAATCAACCCTTTCCAATATAATCGGTGGCCTTGTTCCCCCAACTTCTGGCGAGGTAATTGTCAACGGGGAAGTAAATGTCATCGCGATCAACGCTGGACTAAGCAATCAGCTAACAGGAATCGAAAATATCGAATTCAAATGTTTGCTAATGGGCTATAGTAAAGAGAAAATCGCCAAGGTGATGCCTGAAATCATCGAATTCTCAGAGCTCGGGGATTTTATCTACCAACCTGTTAAAAAGTATTCCAGTGGTATGAAATCGAAACTTGGTTTTGCAATCAGTGTCACAGCAGACCCCGATATTCTGATTATCGACGAAGCCCTGTCTGTAGGGGACCAAACCTTTGCGGATAAGTCACTTGCGAAGATGAATGAATATAAAAAACGAGGTAAAACGATATTCTTTGTTAGCCATAATTTAAGCCAAGTAAATAGTTTCTGTACGAAAATCGCTTGGATCGAAGGCGGCCATTTAAGAGAATTCGGCCCAACAAATGTAGTGATGAAAAACTACTCAGCCTTTATCAAAAAATATCATAAACTTCCTGCCGAAGAACAAAAAGCGTTCCGAGATAAGCTCGCTAATCGACGTAAACAAAGTAAAAAATAG
- a CDS encoding DeoR/GlpR family DNA-binding transcription regulator, whose product MSKAFICASGVSLENGISDFSLEEAVTRRKIIEISKETYLACDHTKFNKNVMVQICSLNDVTAIVTDDKLTEATEKRFTENGVSLIVAKA is encoded by the coding sequence ATTAGCAAAGCATTTATATGCGCAAGTGGGGTTTCTTTAGAAAATGGTATATCTGATTTTAGTTTAGAAGAAGCCGTTACGAGAAGAAAAATCATAGAGATCTCAAAAGAAACATATTTAGCATGTGATCATACGAAATTCAATAAAAATGTAATGGTGCAAATTTGTTCATTAAACGATGTGACGGCAATTGTAACAGATGACAAATTAACAGAAGCCACTGAAAAAAGATTCACGGAAAATGGTGTATCTTTAATAGTAGCGAAAGCTTAA
- a CDS encoding glycosyltransferase, whose product MKRTIYMTAWDMDVEKGGVNKVMLHRSALFSNNDYRSVLLTMDFKMDYPEIASELRATGQLGKDVEIINVYDYYREKFAEKDVSNSQKERYEQNIKKFEGDYWVQDGGYFARYFMNGTYIKYKQWDDDGILKFIDYFDENRVRIRREEFHKDGFKIRETLYHPANNKKNQERYFTPDGFCFLTMWFNYQTGKQQRIYLFDPAYKKVEDFANRKEFHTYWLEELCRTEVVKPVVIVDGAATAERVIEMDDDLAYKIYMLHSNHFEEPYTLGSPYREAVQPILDIIPKGFPVVVLTEQQQLDLHKEIGNRGNIHVIPNCVELPVAKVEKDPLLVSLVARYAKDKRIDHAIEAFLEVARDVPGAKLEIYGAGDEEDNLKKLIKKLKVQHSVKLKGYTNRTDEVFAKSMVSLVTSKAEGFSLVMLESFANRTPVVSYEINYGPAQIIKDGETGYLVPDGDIEALADRIKQLLEKPEDAKQMGNNAFNLIEASYTPESYYNKWRDLIEQTIAEDRQKPLL is encoded by the coding sequence ATGAAAAGAACAATATATATGACAGCATGGGATATGGACGTTGAAAAAGGTGGCGTCAACAAAGTCATGCTTCACCGCTCTGCACTATTTTCAAATAATGATTACCGTTCTGTCCTGCTCACAATGGACTTTAAAATGGACTACCCTGAAATCGCATCAGAACTACGTGCAACAGGACAACTAGGTAAAGATGTTGAAATCATAAATGTCTATGATTACTATCGTGAAAAGTTTGCTGAAAAAGATGTATCAAATTCACAAAAAGAACGTTATGAACAAAATATAAAAAAATTCGAAGGTGACTATTGGGTTCAAGATGGGGGCTATTTTGCTCGCTATTTTATGAATGGTACTTATATTAAATATAAACAATGGGATGATGACGGTATTCTAAAATTCATCGATTATTTTGATGAAAACCGTGTGCGAATCCGCCGTGAAGAATTTCACAAAGATGGCTTTAAAATTCGCGAAACACTGTATCACCCAGCCAACAACAAAAAGAACCAAGAACGCTACTTCACACCAGATGGCTTCTGCTTCTTAACGATGTGGTTTAACTATCAAACAGGTAAACAACAGCGTATCTATTTATTTGATCCAGCATACAAAAAAGTAGAAGACTTTGCGAATCGTAAAGAATTCCATACGTATTGGCTTGAAGAACTATGTCGCACCGAAGTAGTGAAACCAGTCGTGATCGTAGATGGAGCAGCGACAGCAGAACGTGTCATCGAAATGGACGATGATTTAGCATACAAAATTTATATGCTACACTCCAATCATTTTGAAGAACCTTATACACTTGGTAGTCCGTATCGCGAAGCAGTCCAACCGATTTTGGACATTATTCCAAAAGGCTTCCCTGTAGTTGTGCTTACTGAACAGCAACAACTTGACTTACACAAAGAAATCGGCAATCGCGGCAATATCCACGTCATTCCAAACTGTGTCGAACTACCAGTAGCCAAAGTAGAAAAAGATCCGCTACTTGTTTCACTTGTAGCACGTTACGCCAAAGACAAACGCATCGACCACGCGATCGAGGCATTCCTTGAAGTAGCCCGAGATGTCCCAGGTGCCAAACTTGAAATCTATGGAGCAGGCGATGAGGAAGACAATCTAAAGAAATTAATCAAAAAGCTAAAAGTACAGCACAGCGTCAAACTAAAAGGCTATACAAATCGTACTGATGAAGTTTTTGCCAAATCAATGGTCTCACTTGTCACCTCAAAAGCAGAAGGATTCAGCCTTGTTATGCTTGAATCATTTGCCAACCGTACACCAGTTGTAAGCTACGAGATCAACTATGGCCCAGCCCAAATTATCAAAGATGGCGAAACCGGCTATCTAGTCCCAGATGGTGACATCGAAGCACTTGCAGACCGCATCAAACAACTGTTAGAAAAACCAGAAGACGCCAAACAAATGGGCAACAACGCCTTCAACCTAATCGAAGCATCATACACACCAGAAAGCTACTACAATAAATGGCGTGACCTAATCGAACAAACCATTGCAGAAGATCGCCAAAAACCATTGTTATAG
- a CDS encoding M56 family metallopeptidase, translating to MEKRQSKTMFIVSLLIYGTIFTQMALYVIAYFVGWDMKFNLVDACQSALKAIGMASLKYALDALVIYTLVFSGWKLGSQWIQTMKMKRKFQQYRENKLTIDLNKQYSIKKESILVISYPVPLAITMGFISPKIMISTGLMNLLTEEELEAVIYHEMYHQRNDDPLKLFLLSLCASSMAYIPILKWFNQKYRIIQEVMADHLAIEKQATSMYIGSALLKMLKVGKLNSMPFVYASFADTSVNYRIEYILNPLKDRQLKIPMKIAFKSFTIFSLICIFFIYALA from the coding sequence ATGGAAAAACGTCAATCAAAGACCATGTTCATCGTGTCACTTTTAATTTACGGAACTATTTTTACTCAAATGGCGTTATATGTTATTGCCTATTTCGTTGGTTGGGATATGAAATTTAATCTTGTGGATGCATGCCAAAGTGCATTAAAAGCAATCGGTATGGCATCACTTAAATATGCTCTCGACGCATTGGTCATCTATACTCTAGTATTCTCTGGATGGAAACTCGGATCTCAATGGATCCAAACGATGAAGATGAAAAGAAAATTCCAGCAATATCGAGAGAACAAGCTAACAATTGATTTAAATAAACAATACAGCATTAAAAAAGAATCCATTTTGGTGATTTCCTATCCTGTGCCACTTGCTATTACAATGGGATTTATTTCTCCTAAAATCATGATTTCAACTGGACTGATGAATCTCTTAACAGAAGAAGAACTAGAAGCAGTTATTTATCATGAAATGTATCATCAAAGAAATGATGATCCGCTTAAACTATTTTTGTTATCACTTTGTGCATCGTCCATGGCCTATATACCTATCTTAAAATGGTTCAATCAAAAATATAGAATTATACAAGAAGTAATGGCCGATCACTTAGCGATTGAAAAACAAGCCACATCTATGTACATAGGTAGTGCTTTGTTGAAAATGTTGAAGGTAGGAAAACTAAATTCAATGCCATTTGTTTATGCGTCTTTCGCAGATACATCTGTAAATTACAGAATTGAATATATATTAAATCCTTTAAAGGATCGTCAACTAAAGATTCCAATGAAAATAGCTTTCAAATCATTTACGATTTTTAGCTTAATCTGTATCTTTTTTATTTACGCGCTTGCGTAA